One segment of Calliopsis andreniformis isolate RMS-2024a chromosome 1, iyCalAndr_principal, whole genome shotgun sequence DNA contains the following:
- the LOC143178062 gene encoding sodium- and chloride-dependent GABA transporter 1 has protein sequence MPEKMYYWGEEKDQVDPEQTFIEFKAKSVTGDKRRESSRAVPKMRVSSPQGRVTEVGNREEDAERGGWDNKLDFLFSCISVSVGLGNVWRFPYLCYKNGGGAFLITYGIAMVFCGIPIFFQEVAIGQYLGAGGMTLVGQLCPLLQGVGYATMTIVFFLDVYYCIIIAWTLFYLISTFVHIPEVPWRGCGNWWNTDDCYDGSDEIDHLIYNSSLKHINSTTNATNNATFHNATFHHTTPVEEYWERRVLGITSGIESIGGMQWELLGCLIVGWLLVYFIIRRGLHQSGKIIWFSALFPYVVLFILLGRAVTLDGASNGLLYYVTPRWEELLAPGPWIDGATQIFFAYSIGTGALPALGSYNKFHHNCYKDALITCIVNTLTCLLAGCVTFSILGHIAVEQGTEVSEVVKSGPGLVFLTYPEVVLKLPGAPVWAIIFFVMLLILGIDSEFCIVESFITGVVDNWPDLLRPHRKKFTIIICLIMFMLGLPMVTNGGVYIFQLMDFYSASGMSILWVCFFQTIAISWIFGAKKFCDCIHQMMGIRLNKFWYICWVVFAPVIMAFIFVFQCVQYKPLKYGSSYEYPTWAEIVGVCLSLSSMVWIPAYALYYVIVTPGSIKENFLKGLKPNIKSHPKLPKGEKSAVIPMSESSAGLITKNNSFLSQT, from the exons GAGCGAGGCGGATGGGACAACAAACTGGACTTCCTGTTTTCTTGCATCAGCGTGTCGGTGGGGCTGGGCAACGTCTGGCGTTTCCCTTATTTGTGTTACAAAAACGGCGGTG GTGCATTCCTGATTACTTATGGCATCGCTATGGTGTTCTGTGGAATCCCGATCTTCTTTCAAGAAGTGGCTATTGGACAATACCTTGGTGCAGGAGGGATGACACTCGTGGGACAATTGTGTCCTCTGTTGCAAg GTGTTGGATATGCTACTATGACAATAGTGTTCTTCCTGGACGTGTACTATTGTATCATTATAGCTTGGACACTGTTCTACCTCATAAGCACCTTTGTTCATATACCAGAAGTACCTTGGAGGGGTTGTG GCAATTGGTGGAACACCGATGACTGCTACGATGGGTCTGACGAAATTGATCACTTGATTTACAATAGTAGTTTAAAGCATATAAATTCCACCACTAATGCTACCAATAATGCTACCTTCCATAATGCTACCTTCCATCATACTACGCCTGTTGAAGAATATTGGGA ACGACGAGTTCTCGGGATCACCTCCGGTATCGAAAGCATCGGTGGGATGCAATGGGAGCTGTTGGGTTGTCTGATTGTCGGCTGGCTGCTCGTTTACTTTATCATCCGGCGTGGTCTGCATCAGAGCGGTAAGATCATCTGGTTTTCAGCCTTGTTCCCCTACGTGGTGCTTTTCATTCTTTTGGGAAGAGCGGTGACGTTGGACGGCGCCAGCAACGGTTTGCTTTACTACGTCACGCCGAGATGGGAGGAGTTGCTCGCGCCTGGACCATGGATCGACGGCGCCACGCAAATTTTCTTCGCTTACAGTATCGGCACCGGGGCTCTGCCTGCTTTGGGGTCGTACAATAAGTTCCaccataattgctacaa AGACGCGCTAATCACTTGCATTGTGAATACGCTAACGTGTCTCCTGGCTGGCTGCGTGACCTTTTCTATCTTGGGTCACATTGCCGTGGAACAAGGCACCGAAGTGTCTGAAGTGGTCAAGAGTGGACCAGGCCTCGTGTTTCTGACGTATCCTGAGGTGGTGCTGAAGCTTCCAGGTGCTCCAGTGTGGGCCATCATCTTCTTCGTTATGCTGCTC ATACTTGGAATCGACAGTGAATTCTGCATAGTGGAATCCTTCATCACAGGCGTCGTTGACAATTGGCCTGACCTTCTTCGCCCGCACAGGAAAAAGTTCACGATCATTATTTGCCTTATCATGTTCATGCTTGGATTGCCCATGGTGACGAAC GGTGGAGTTTACATATTCCAGTTAATGGATTTCTATTCCGCAAGCGGCATGTCCATTCTCTGGGTCTGTTTCTTCCAAACGATCGCGATATCATGGATCTTCGGGGCAAAGAAGTTCTGCGACTGCATCCACCAAATGATGGGCATACGATTGAACAAGTTTTGGTACATCTGCTGGGTGGTGTTCGCGCCAGTGATCATGGCC TTTATCTTCGTATTCCAATGCGTTCAGTATAAGCCTCTAAAATATGGAAGCAGCTACGAGTATCCAACATGGGCAGAAATTGTGGGCGTCTGTCTCAGTTTGTCATCTATGGTCTGGATACCAGCCTATGCACTCTATTACGTTATCGTGACTCCAGGATCAATCAAAGAG AATTTCCTGAAAGGACTGAAGCCGAACATAAAATCCCACCCAAAATTACCAAAGGGCGAGAAATCAGCGGTGATACCGATGTCAGAGAGCAGCGCTGGTCTGATCACCAAGAACAACAGTTTCCTCAGTCAAACATGA